In bacterium, the sequence TCGACCTGCGCCGAAGGCTTCGCCGTGGCGCGTCAGATGGTGCTGGAATGGCCCTACGGCCGGTAGGTAGACCATCGAGTGCTTGGTCGTGAGGGGTAAGGCGTGAGGGCGGTCGTTGCCACGGGGCCCGGAACGCTCGATACAGTGGATGTTCCCTGCCGGAGCGAGAAGGATACGGTGGCGGTCCGGCTCGAGCGGGCGGGGATTTGCGGGACCGACCTGAAGATCCTGGATGGCGCCATGCCCACCCGCTATCCCCGGATCCTCGGCCATGAGGTGGTGGGAACCGTAGAGCGGACCCCATCCGGAGCGCGGCTCTCTGCTGGAACCAGGGTGCTCGTGAATCCGAGCGTGAACTGCGACGCCTGCTACCTGTGCGAGAACGGCCAGACGCATCTCTGCCGCCGCGGTGGGCTGCTGGGGCGGGATTTCGACGGTGTGTTCGCGGAGACCATCGGGGTCCCGGAACGATTCCTCCATGCGGTGCCCGAAGAAATCGCCCTGGACGACACCGGACTCCTGCAGGTCCTGGGCACGGTCGTCCACTCCCAGGAGAGCGTCCCGGTCTCGTCAGAGACGCTGGCGGTGGTGGTCGGCCTGGGAGTGTCCGGTCTCCTGCACCTCCAGTTGCTGAGAGCAAGAGGTGCGGGCCGTGTCATCGGAGTCACCCGGTCGCGACGGAAGCTGGATCTGGCCAGAAGTCTGGGCGCTCATGCCGTGGCCACCCCGGACGAGGCGGTCGCGGCGGTGACCGAGATATCAGATGGCAGGGGCGCCGATCTGGTGGTGGAGGCTGTGGGAACCGAGGCCACGGTTCTCCAGGCGATCGAGCTATGCGGGTACGGCGGCCATGTGGTCGTCTATGGCACGGTGACCGGTAGAGGGGGAAAGCTGCCGTTCTACCAGCTGTACCTCAAGGAGCTCACCTTGCATTTCCCGAGAGCCGCCCGGCCTGCCGACTACAACACCTCCATCCGCATGGCGGAGCAGGGCCGGATGGAACTCGCCCCGCTGATCACCGCCCGCTTCCCCTTGGAGCAAGCCTCCGCCGCCTTCGCCGCAGCCAGGAGCGGGAACCACCTCAAGGTCCTCCTGACGCGCTAGCTCCCTCACGGCCGGGCCGCTTGTCGACCAGGAACTCCCATGTCATGACACCGCGGGTCAAGCTGTCCCGCCCCTGCCAGGCGGTCTGCCGGGAGGTGATCGGTATGATCCCGACCAATCGACCAGAGAAGAGGATATGCGGGAGGCTTTCGGGGTCCTGAGCACGGACTGGAAGGAAGGCATCAACTGGGACGCGGTCCGCAAGTGGCGGTTGGCGCGGGCCCACGAGGCCATGAAGCGCCACGGCCTGGGCGCCATGCTCCTCTTCTACGACGAGAACATGCGCTACGTGTCGTCCACGCTCACCCCGGGGTGGAACCGCCTCAAGCCCGGACTCCGTTACGTGGTGCTGATAAGGGACCGGCCTCCGATCGTCTACGAGCAGGGTGACATCGGATTCCATCTGGAAGTACACAGTCCGTGGATCCCCAAGGAGAACATCCGGTACTCCTACGCCTGGATAAAGGGCGCGGTGGGCCCTGCCTCCACCCAGCAGGTCGACAAGTTCACTCGGTCCCTCATCAGCGATCTCGAGGCGGCCGGAGTCAAGGACGAGCCTCTGGGAGTCGACTTCATCGACATCAACCTGGTACAGGCCTTCGAGCGGCACGGGATCGAATGGACCGACGGAATGAGCCCGATGATGGAGGCCCGCGCCATCAAGAGCCCCGACGAGGTCAAGGCGTTCTCCATGGTGGGTTCGATCTGCGACTACATCCACTACGAGATCACCAACTTCATCAAGCCGGGAATGACCGAGAACCAGGTGGCGGCATTCGGGTTCGAGAAGCTGTACTCCATTCCGGGCATGGAGGACGTGGAAGACGTGATCGTGTCGTCCGGTCCCAATGCCTGGCCCAACTGGCGGAACTTCTCGGACCGGATGATCCGTCCCGGAGAACTGGTCATCGTCGACCTCGCCGCCCTCACCTGGAACGGGTTCAAGAGTTGCGTGTACCGGACCTACTGCGTGGGGGGCAGGCCGACCGCCGAGATGCAGCGGGTCTACGACGAGGCTCACGGATGGCTCTGGGATTCCATCGAGGCCACGGGACCGGGTGTCACCACCGCAGACGTCGCCTCCAAGTGGCCGAGCGCGCAGGAGGCCTGGGGATACGAGGAGGAAGACCAGGCTGCCGCCAACCTCTGGGGGCACGGGCTGGGCCTGGCCCAGTACGACCCACCGGTGATCTCACGCATCTGGTCGCTGGACCATCCCGTCGAGATCCAACCGGGCATGACCTTCGCCCTGGAAACCCAGCACGGAAAGCTCCACGAGTTCGGCGTTCGTCTGGAGGAGATGCTCTACGTGACGGAGACCGGAATCGAGATGGTCTCCACCTACAAGTCTCACGAGATCATCGTCGTGGACTGACCATGCCCCGGGCAGCCCGGTTGGTGTGGCTCGACGACGCCGAGGCAAGGAACGCCGCTCTGGTCGGCGCCAAGGCAGCCCGGCTTGCAGAGGCTCGGAGGCAGGGCTTGCCGGTTCTCGACGGTTTCGTGGTGCCGGTGGCTGCGTCCGCCGCCGCCGTCGGAAAAGGGGTTGCCGTGCTCGGGTCCCGGCGCAACTCCGGAGCAGCCCGAACCGCCGTCTTCGGCCACGGGGCCGCAAGCCTCGCCTCGGAACTTGCCTCGGCCGCCGGGAAGGTGGGAGAGAGCCTGGTGGTGCGATCCTCCAGCCGCGCCGAGGCCGAGGGGATCTGGGCTGGCGCCTTCGCAACCTATGTGGGCCTCCGACCCGACGAGGTGGCCGTCGGGGTGATCGGGTGCTGGGCATCCATCTTCAACCCGGAGGCCTTGAGGAGGGCGGAGATCGCCGGCATGGAGCCGGGCGACATCGGGATGGGGGTCCTCGTACAGCCTGAACTGGCGCCCGCCTGCGGCGGGACCGCCACGGCGGGAGAGACGGGCAAGGTCACGGTGGTGGTGACGCCGGGACACCCGGGAGCCATCCGCGCCGGCCGGCAGCCGGGCGAGGTGGCGGTGGTAGCCGGAGACGGCACGGTCCAAGCCGGGGACGGCTCCCGGTGGAACTCCGACCTGGGCCGCGTCGCCCTCCTGGCGCGGCAGGCGAGCGAGCGACTGGGTTGTCGCCACATCGAGTGGGCGAAGGGCTGGAACGGCGACATCTACCTGCTCCAGGCACAGCCGGCGGCTCGCGTCCGAGAGGGGGCCGTTACGCCGCCGGCGCCCCGACCGTTGGGAGGAGGAGACCCGTACCTCCGCCGCCTGGTCCGGATGATGGTCCGCTATCCGGGCCCGGTGGGCGAACGCTGGGTCTGGCCATGGGCGATCGGCATCGATCTCCCTGATCCCATCGCTGATGAGGGCGCGTCCAGAGCCCCTGCGGAGATTGCCGCCGACCTACGCCGGGGTGCGGCCGCACTCACAGCACAACGCTGGAGTGGGATCGGGAGCGACGCTCCCATGGAACGAGCCTGGTCAGCCCTCGGCCGGGGTGATCCGTCGTCGCTCCTAGACCTCATCCAGCGCTCCGGACCGGTCGATCCTGCCGAGGCGGCGTCACAGGTCCGGAGGCTGGCGGAACTGGCAGTGTCCCTCACCGGCACGGGAGTGATCCCGTCTCCGGGGTGGATGTGGTATGTGGACCCCGGCACCCTTGACGAACCGGAACGCGGGCCGGAAGGACTGAGCGGGCGGATCGGTCTCTCCCGATGGGACCCGTTCATCTACGGCGTCGCCGTTTCCCAGGGCAACAGCATCTCCGGCCGTCCTGCGGCATCGGGATGGGGCGCGGGGCGCCTCATATCCGTCCGAACCGCAGACGATGCCGCCCGGCTCAGCCCAAGGAGCGTGATCGCGGCACGCCAACCCATCGGCAATCTGGCGCCCCTGCTATGGAATGCGGCGGGTCTCATCACCTCCGACGGCGGTCCCGGCGCCCATCTCTTCGAAGTCGCTGAGTGGCTCGGGGTCCCTGCCGTGTGCGGGGCGGACATCGAAGCGTGGGCCGAGGCTGGATCCCGATGTTCGGGTCGGGAAGAGGATCTGGTCGTGGCTGTGGACGGAAGCCGCGGTCGCGTGCACGCACTTCCGGCCTCTTGAGCAGACGCCGCCGTTCGAGCGTGACCACCAACCGGTAGGCTGGAAACCCGAGCCGGCAATCGCGCCGGCTAGCTCACCACACCGACCCGACGACGGGAGAAGGATGCCGGCTATCGATGCGGTCCGTTCCATGCTCTTCGCCCCTGGGGACCGCCCGGATCTGATCATCAAGGCCGCGAGGTCGGACGCTGACGCGGTGATCGTCGACCTGGAGGATGCTGTGGCCGCCGGCGCCAAGGACGCCGCCCGCGCCAACCTCGCCGCCTGGCCCGGGCCCGACAGCGCCCTCCCCCACTTCGTTCGCATCAACGGCTTCGGCTCGGAGGCGATGTGGAAGGACCTGGTGGCCGCCGTAGAGGCAGGAGCCGAAGGCGTGATCATTCCAAAGGCCGCCAACAGGGAGGTCATGCTCAAGGCGTGCGGCGCCCTGAGCGGGCTGGAGGCAGCAGCCGGACGGCCTGAGGGCTCGATCACCCTCATACCGATGATCGAGACCGCGCAGGGAGTGCTGAACGCGGTCGAGATCCTGGATGGCTGCCGGCGCGTCCAGGCGGTCATGTTCGGTAGCGGCGAGCAGGGCGACCTGGTGGCCGATCTCGGAGTGGAGTGGGAACCGGCGGGAACGGGCCTGGCCTATGCCCGATCCCGCGTGCTCCTCGCCGCGAGAGCAGCCGGCATCCCGCATCCGATAGACGGCGTGTTCATGGACTACCGCGATCAGGAGGCGCTACGCACCGAGAGTCGGCTGGCCCGCCGCTCGGGGTACGTAGCCAAACTCGCCATCCATCCCGCTCAGGTGGAGGTGATCAACGAGGTCTTCACGCCCACTCCCGACGAGGTAGCCCGCCATCGTGCGGCCCTGGAGGCGTTCGACCGGGCCGAAGCAGAGGGGACGGGCTCGGTGGCC encodes:
- a CDS encoding alcohol dehydrogenase catalytic domain-containing protein, with protein sequence MRAVVATGPGTLDTVDVPCRSEKDTVAVRLERAGICGTDLKILDGAMPTRYPRILGHEVVGTVERTPSGARLSAGTRVLVNPSVNCDACYLCENGQTHLCRRGGLLGRDFDGVFAETIGVPERFLHAVPEEIALDDTGLLQVLGTVVHSQESVPVSSETLAVVVGLGVSGLLHLQLLRARGAGRVIGVTRSRRKLDLARSLGAHAVATPDEAVAAVTEISDGRGADLVVEAVGTEATVLQAIELCGYGGHVVVYGTVTGRGGKLPFYQLYLKELTLHFPRAARPADYNTSIRMAEQGRMELAPLITARFPLEQASAAFAAARSGNHLKVLLTR
- a CDS encoding Xaa-Pro peptidase family protein; its protein translation is MREAFGVLSTDWKEGINWDAVRKWRLARAHEAMKRHGLGAMLLFYDENMRYVSSTLTPGWNRLKPGLRYVVLIRDRPPIVYEQGDIGFHLEVHSPWIPKENIRYSYAWIKGAVGPASTQQVDKFTRSLISDLEAAGVKDEPLGVDFIDINLVQAFERHGIEWTDGMSPMMEARAIKSPDEVKAFSMVGSICDYIHYEITNFIKPGMTENQVAAFGFEKLYSIPGMEDVEDVIVSSGPNAWPNWRNFSDRMIRPGELVIVDLAALTWNGFKSCVYRTYCVGGRPTAEMQRVYDEAHGWLWDSIEATGPGVTTADVASKWPSAQEAWGYEEEDQAAANLWGHGLGLAQYDPPVISRIWSLDHPVEIQPGMTFALETQHGKLHEFGVRLEEMLYVTETGIEMVSTYKSHEIIVVD
- a CDS encoding PEP-utilizing enzyme, encoding MPRAARLVWLDDAEARNAALVGAKAARLAEARRQGLPVLDGFVVPVAASAAAVGKGVAVLGSRRNSGAARTAVFGHGAASLASELASAAGKVGESLVVRSSSRAEAEGIWAGAFATYVGLRPDEVAVGVIGCWASIFNPEALRRAEIAGMEPGDIGMGVLVQPELAPACGGTATAGETGKVTVVVTPGHPGAIRAGRQPGEVAVVAGDGTVQAGDGSRWNSDLGRVALLARQASERLGCRHIEWAKGWNGDIYLLQAQPAARVREGAVTPPAPRPLGGGDPYLRRLVRMMVRYPGPVGERWVWPWAIGIDLPDPIADEGASRAPAEIAADLRRGAAALTAQRWSGIGSDAPMERAWSALGRGDPSSLLDLIQRSGPVDPAEAASQVRRLAELAVSLTGTGVIPSPGWMWYVDPGTLDEPERGPEGLSGRIGLSRWDPFIYGVAVSQGNSISGRPAASGWGAGRLISVRTADDAARLSPRSVIAARQPIGNLAPLLWNAAGLITSDGGPGAHLFEVAEWLGVPAVCGADIEAWAEAGSRCSGREEDLVVAVDGSRGRVHALPAS
- a CDS encoding CoA ester lyase, producing MPAIDAVRSMLFAPGDRPDLIIKAARSDADAVIVDLEDAVAAGAKDAARANLAAWPGPDSALPHFVRINGFGSEAMWKDLVAAVEAGAEGVIIPKAANREVMLKACGALSGLEAAAGRPEGSITLIPMIETAQGVLNAVEILDGCRRVQAVMFGSGEQGDLVADLGVEWEPAGTGLAYARSRVLLAARAAGIPHPIDGVFMDYRDQEALRTESRLARRSGYVAKLAIHPAQVEVINEVFTPTPDEVARHRAALEAFDRAEAEGTGSVAVDGRMVDRAVARTARAVLARARSSSRLP